One Paenisporosarcina sp. FSL H8-0542 genomic region harbors:
- a CDS encoding carbohydrate kinase gives MNEKEQAIIEMIRQNPFLTQKEMAETLNISRPALANLISGLMKQGKIAGRAYVLHEEREIHCIGGANVDRKFHLQQNVQLGTSNPANAIESVGGVSRNIAENLGRLGHKVRLFTTAGKDADWHTIETASQSFMNLQSIEQLPTHTTGSYSAILDPSGELVLAIANMDVYEELTPAYLQTYEMLLSGSTLIVIDLNCPKETVQFIQRFAFDNQIPLAIVPVSSPKMNRMPDELHGVTWVLCNLDEAEMYLKKTIKTNEEYHEAILELLAKGAKYAVITTGSNGVYFGSAEDGVRHMPAVKASSLEDVTGAGDAFVGATLHSWLEGLSLPQSIQAGLMNASKTLASPYTVRTELSATRLIKEMEEL, from the coding sequence ATGAATGAAAAAGAACAGGCGATCATTGAGATGATTCGCCAAAATCCATTTTTGACCCAAAAAGAAATGGCGGAAACGTTGAACATTTCAAGACCCGCGTTAGCTAATTTAATTTCAGGTTTAATGAAACAAGGAAAGATTGCGGGAAGAGCGTATGTCTTGCATGAAGAACGGGAAATTCATTGTATTGGTGGCGCCAACGTTGACCGTAAATTCCATTTGCAACAAAATGTTCAACTGGGAACATCGAATCCAGCGAATGCGATTGAAAGTGTAGGTGGTGTTTCACGGAATATCGCTGAAAATTTAGGACGCTTAGGACATAAAGTGCGTCTTTTTACAACTGCAGGTAAAGACGCAGATTGGCATACAATCGAAACGGCTTCGCAAAGCTTTATGAACTTGCAATCCATCGAGCAGCTCCCAACTCACACTACGGGTTCTTACTCAGCAATCCTGGATCCTTCAGGGGAGTTGGTTCTGGCTATTGCCAATATGGACGTATATGAAGAATTGACACCTGCCTATCTACAAACCTATGAAATGCTGTTAAGTGGTTCAACACTTATTGTTATTGACTTAAACTGTCCGAAAGAAACGGTACAGTTTATCCAACGATTTGCTTTTGACAATCAAATTCCATTGGCAATAGTGCCTGTTTCCTCACCTAAAATGAATCGCATGCCCGATGAACTACATGGTGTCACTTGGGTCTTATGTAACCTAGATGAAGCCGAAATGTATTTGAAAAAGACGATTAAAACGAATGAGGAATATCATGAAGCTATATTGGAACTTTTAGCTAAAGGTGCAAAGTATGCAGTCATTACAACTGGAAGCAATGGAGTTTATTTTGGTTCCGCTGAAGATGGTGTACGTCACATGCCGGCCGTAAAAGCTTCTTCGCTAGAAGATGTTACTGGAGCTGGTGATGCCTTTGTTGGGGCAACGCTACATAGTTGGTTGGAGGGTTTATCACTACCTCAATCGATTCAAGCAGGTCTGATGAATGCTTCCAAAACATTAGCATCTCCTTACACGGTAAGAACCGAACTTTCAGCAACACGTTTAATAAAAGAAATGGAGGAATTATAA
- a CDS encoding pseudouridine-5'-phosphate glycosidase has protein sequence MKQYISYSTEVKEALETGKAVVALESTIISHGMPYPQNVITAKEVEQLIRDNGAVPATIAILDGQIKIGLNDEELEVLGNSPDVAKASRRDLPYLLATKQKGATTVAATMICADLAGIHVFVTGGIGGVHRGAETTMDISADLEELAQTNVAVICAGAKSILDIGLTLEYLETKGVPVVGYQTDSLPAFYTRTSPFGVNFRADDAQTVAEMLRAKWTLNLKGGAVIANPIREEDAMEESFITEIIEKALAEADENGIAGKNVTPFLLGKVKELTEGKSLEANIALVKHNAVVGTGIAVAYQNLMNV, from the coding sequence ATGAAACAATACATATCTTATTCAACCGAGGTAAAAGAAGCACTGGAGACAGGTAAAGCAGTCGTCGCTCTGGAGTCGACTATCATTTCTCACGGGATGCCGTACCCACAAAACGTAATTACGGCAAAAGAAGTGGAACAACTGATTCGTGACAATGGAGCAGTACCAGCAACGATTGCCATATTGGACGGTCAAATCAAAATCGGCTTAAATGATGAAGAATTAGAAGTGCTTGGAAACAGTCCAGACGTAGCCAAGGCATCACGTCGTGACTTGCCATACTTATTGGCAACTAAACAAAAAGGTGCAACAACGGTAGCAGCGACCATGATTTGTGCTGATTTAGCAGGTATTCATGTATTCGTTACAGGAGGAATCGGCGGCGTACATCGTGGTGCTGAAACAACGATGGACATTTCAGCAGATTTGGAAGAATTGGCACAAACGAATGTAGCGGTCATTTGTGCAGGCGCAAAATCGATTTTGGATATTGGCCTCACACTGGAATATTTGGAGACGAAAGGTGTACCGGTTGTTGGGTATCAAACGGATTCTTTACCGGCATTCTATACGCGAACGAGTCCATTTGGAGTGAATTTCCGTGCGGATGATGCACAAACAGTAGCCGAAATGTTGAGAGCAAAATGGACATTGAATCTGAAGGGTGGAGCAGTCATCGCCAATCCTATTCGTGAAGAAGATGCAATGGAAGAGTCCTTTATTACTGAGATTATTGAAAAAGCATTGGCAGAAGCAGACGAAAACGGCATTGCTGGAAAAAACGTCACGCCATTTTTACTTGGAAAAGTGAAAGAATTAACGGAAGGCAAGAGTTTGGAAGCAAATATTGCCTTGGTTAAACATAATGCAGTTGTTGGTACAGGCATTGCCGTGGCGTATCAAAATTTAATGAATGTGTAA
- a CDS encoding DUF1128 domain-containing protein, producing the protein MNLTQPSQENVEYMIEQIKEKLRMVNVDAMKSEHFDDSQYEDLHDLYAMVMKRDTFSPSEMQAIASELGSLRK; encoded by the coding sequence ATGAACTTAACTCAACCTTCACAAGAAAATGTGGAATACATGATTGAACAAATAAAAGAAAAACTTCGTATGGTCAATGTAGATGCCATGAAATCTGAGCATTTTGATGACTCTCAGTATGAAGATTTACACGATTTGTATGCCATGGTCATGAAGCGTGATACATTCAGTCCAAGCGAAATGCAAGCCATCGCATCAGAGTTAGGTTCATTACGTAAATAA
- a CDS encoding YtxH domain-containing protein — translation MKESKLFKGMVVGALAGAGISLFDRATREEVKYKLKTVSSDVKYYSKNRDDLIMKLQEKAEVLQTVYTQISQDAKYLSGKVEEMKILTPQVKTLVTDTKEAFEHSKEEYKTIVKDDEDEFTMPVLPEHVYEEKYFS, via the coding sequence ATGAAGGAAAGCAAATTATTTAAAGGCATGGTTGTTGGAGCATTGGCAGGAGCGGGGATCAGTTTATTTGATCGTGCGACACGTGAAGAGGTTAAATATAAATTGAAAACGGTATCTTCTGACGTGAAATATTATTCAAAAAACCGTGATGACCTGATAATGAAATTACAGGAAAAAGCAGAAGTTCTACAGACGGTTTATACTCAGATATCCCAAGATGCTAAATATTTATCAGGGAAAGTGGAAGAAATGAAAATCTTGACACCACAAGTGAAAACGTTGGTAACAGATACAAAAGAAGCATTCGAACACTCTAAAGAAGAGTACAAAACCATTGTAAAAGACGATGAAGATGAATTCACTATGCCGGTTTTACCTGAGCATGTATACGAAGAGAAATATTTCTCATAA
- a CDS encoding YihY/virulence factor BrkB family protein — MANEDIPIQPRGSQKTKSSGNFLSKLKLMQFKKKNKEPKHPFDVTSSKGFFQELIARIQHVDVSGLGAQLAFFFLLSLFPLLIFLVTLLPYLNLQEDQLFNILRTYAPVEVYTLIDGTLNEVLNNRNGGLLSIGILATIWSASNGMNALIKSFNRSYDLVETRPFFIARGISVIFTLLLIMLFVIALVLPVFGKQIGTFIFSYLGYEQGFLEVWNNIRWTIPPVMIFIVFMLLYWIAPNRKLYLKSVIPGAIFATLGWIIVSLGFSLYVSSFANYSATYGSIGGIIVLMMWLYFSGIILMVGGQINAVIQERKEKLAMKKAGAVV, encoded by the coding sequence ATGGCTAACGAAGATATTCCAATTCAACCTAGAGGTAGTCAAAAAACCAAGTCGTCAGGGAATTTCTTAAGTAAGCTGAAATTGATGCAATTTAAGAAAAAAAATAAAGAACCTAAGCATCCTTTTGATGTCACATCATCAAAAGGATTCTTTCAAGAATTAATTGCTCGCATTCAACATGTGGACGTATCAGGCTTAGGGGCACAACTTGCGTTCTTCTTTTTATTATCGCTATTCCCTTTGCTGATTTTTTTGGTGACCTTGTTGCCGTATTTGAATTTGCAGGAGGATCAACTCTTTAATATTTTGCGTACATATGCACCTGTTGAAGTATACACGCTGATTGATGGCACTTTGAATGAAGTGCTCAATAACCGCAACGGTGGTTTATTATCAATCGGGATTCTTGCTACCATTTGGTCTGCATCGAATGGGATGAACGCATTGATAAAATCATTTAACCGTTCATATGATTTGGTAGAAACAAGACCTTTCTTCATCGCAAGAGGTATATCCGTTATTTTCACTTTATTGCTCATAATGCTATTTGTAATTGCACTTGTATTGCCGGTATTTGGCAAACAAATTGGTACTTTCATATTCTCTTATCTCGGCTATGAACAAGGATTTTTGGAAGTATGGAATAATATAAGATGGACCATTCCACCTGTCATGATTTTTATCGTCTTTATGTTGTTATACTGGATTGCCCCAAATCGCAAGTTGTATTTGAAAAGTGTAATTCCTGGCGCAATCTTTGCAACACTAGGCTGGATCATTGTTTCCCTTGGATTCTCATTATATGTTAGTAGCTTTGCCAATTACTCAGCTACATATGGAAGTATTGGTGGAATCATAGTGTTGATGATGTGGCTTTATTTTTCCGGAATCATCTTGATGGTCGGGGGACAAATCAATGCCGTGATACAGGAACGAAAAGAAAAACTGGCCATGAAAAAAGCAGGAGCTGTCGTATAG
- a CDS encoding heavy metal translocating P-type ATPase produces MRAKEQNISLTMFSRIKPHAELIAALLSGVLIVIAWLIGKGEESSLSISIYLIAFLIGGYAKAKEGILHTVHNKELNVELLMIFAAIGSSIIGYWTEGAVLIFIFALSGALETYTMNKSQRELSALMKLQPEEAWLLDENGQSKRVAVEELQIGNLLLVKPGERIPVDSIIVSGNTLVDEAAISGESIPVSKHTGDHLFAGTVNLNGVMTIEMNKLSSESLVQKIIELVQSAQSEKSPAQQFIEKFESRYVKIVLISVGIMMFLPHFLFGWDWTTTFYRAMVLLVVASPCALVASIMPATLSAISNGAKNGLLFKGGVHLENVGSMKAIALDKTGTLSQGKPEVTDFIVREGMDETSVLTNWASIESQSTHPLAKAITKFAVNQGIVTSPISNMKDVPGWGIHATIGTTQWKVGKPSYVGTDAAMKFHDGIASKLTEQGKTVVFAADNDGIIAIAALRDQVRPEAKEAIALLRESGVYTIMLTGDNERTAKVIAEEAGVDQYIAECLPETKVSHMKELLLKYENVGMVGDGINDAPALATATIGIAMGEGTDVALETADVVLMKNELSRINYAVRLSRKMNRIVKQNVFFSITVIVILIISNFFQMINLPLGVIGHEGSTILVILNSLRLLNRNI; encoded by the coding sequence ATGAGAGCAAAAGAGCAAAATATTTCACTGACAATGTTCAGTCGCATCAAACCACATGCCGAATTGATTGCAGCACTTTTATCAGGCGTATTAATTGTAATCGCTTGGCTGATCGGAAAAGGCGAGGAAAGCTCCTTATCCATTTCTATCTATTTAATCGCCTTTCTAATTGGCGGTTACGCTAAGGCGAAGGAAGGCATTTTACACACAGTGCACAACAAAGAATTAAACGTTGAGTTACTGATGATTTTTGCCGCAATTGGCTCATCCATTATTGGCTATTGGACGGAAGGTGCGGTCCTAATTTTCATTTTTGCACTAAGTGGGGCTTTGGAAACTTACACGATGAATAAAAGCCAACGCGAATTATCAGCGTTAATGAAGTTACAACCAGAGGAAGCATGGCTGCTGGATGAAAACGGGCAATCAAAGCGTGTCGCTGTAGAGGAGTTGCAAATAGGAAACCTCCTGCTTGTAAAACCGGGTGAACGTATTCCCGTAGATAGCATTATCGTGAGCGGAAATACTTTGGTAGATGAAGCTGCAATCAGTGGGGAATCCATTCCTGTATCAAAACACACAGGCGACCATTTATTTGCCGGTACTGTTAATTTAAATGGTGTCATGACAATTGAAATGAACAAGCTAAGCAGTGAATCGCTCGTACAAAAAATTATCGAACTTGTGCAATCGGCGCAAAGTGAAAAATCACCGGCGCAACAATTTATAGAGAAGTTTGAGAGCCGGTACGTCAAGATTGTTCTTATCTCGGTAGGCATCATGATGTTTCTCCCCCACTTCCTATTTGGCTGGGACTGGACGACGACATTTTACCGGGCGATGGTACTACTCGTAGTAGCATCACCTTGTGCACTCGTTGCATCGATTATGCCAGCAACTCTTTCAGCCATTTCAAATGGTGCCAAAAACGGATTATTGTTCAAAGGCGGCGTTCATTTAGAAAATGTGGGTTCCATGAAAGCAATCGCACTCGATAAAACGGGCACGCTCTCTCAAGGAAAGCCCGAAGTGACTGATTTCATCGTTCGTGAAGGCATGGATGAAACCTCAGTTCTGACAAACTGGGCAAGTATTGAATCGCAATCAACGCATCCACTTGCAAAGGCAATTACTAAATTTGCGGTTAATCAAGGGATTGTCACTTCACCTATTTCGAATATGAAAGATGTTCCCGGTTGGGGGATACATGCAACGATTGGAACGACACAATGGAAAGTTGGAAAACCGAGTTACGTAGGAACAGATGCAGCCATGAAGTTTCATGATGGCATTGCTTCTAAATTGACCGAACAAGGAAAGACAGTTGTATTCGCAGCAGATAACGATGGGATCATTGCCATTGCTGCATTAAGAGACCAAGTTCGACCTGAAGCAAAAGAAGCTATTGCTTTACTTCGTGAATCAGGCGTCTATACGATTATGCTGACAGGCGACAATGAACGAACTGCAAAAGTAATTGCTGAAGAAGCTGGCGTTGATCAATACATTGCCGAATGCTTGCCAGAGACAAAAGTGAGCCATATGAAAGAACTACTTTTGAAATACGAAAATGTTGGGATGGTTGGCGACGGCATAAATGATGCCCCTGCTTTGGCAACTGCAACGATTGGAATTGCTATGGGTGAAGGGACGGATGTGGCATTGGAAACTGCTGATGTCGTCCTCATGAAAAATGAATTATCTAGAATCAATTATGCTGTCCGCTTGTCTCGTAAAATGAATCGGATTGTTAAGCAAAATGTATTTTTCTCCATTACCGTTATTGTCATTTTAATCATCAGCAATTTCTTTCAAATGATAAATTTACCTTTGGGGGTCATTGGACATGAGGGCAGTACGATTCTAGTAATCTTGAACAGTTTACGTCTACTGAATCGGAACATATAA
- a CDS encoding fumarate hydratase, whose translation MYLETLEKSIYDLITETSTNLPKDVRRAVRKAKAAENAGTRAAMSLDTITNNIQMADENVSPICQDTGLPTFKIKTPIGVNQLEIKAAIKRAMVTATKTGKLRPNAVDSLTGENSGDNLGEGVPVVKFEQWEKDYIEMKLILKGGGCENKNIQYSLPAQLEGIGKAGRDLDGIRKCILHSVYQAQGQGCSAGFIGVGIGGDRASGYDLAKEQLFRSVDDVNPNAQLAELEEYIVEKANTLGIGTMGFGGEATLLGCKIGVMHRIPASFFVSVAYNCWAYRRLAININPATGEINEWQYQEGEKVEFKDSGTDQSAEEATSRIVELRAPISEEEIRQLKVGDVVNISGMMYTGRDAIHKYLSENDAPIDLNGQIIYHCGPVVLKDDEGKWHIKAAGPTTSIREEPYQGDIMKKFGIRAVMGKGGMGPKTLEALNEHGGVYLNAIGGAAQYYADCIKDVEGVDLMQFGIPEAMWHLRVEDFTAVVTMDSHGNSLHADVDKSSLEKLAQYSEPVYK comes from the coding sequence CGTCGTGCAGTCCGCAAAGCTAAAGCGGCGGAAAATGCGGGCACTCGCGCTGCGATGAGTTTGGATACAATCACCAACAATATTCAAATGGCGGACGAAAATGTCTCCCCTATTTGTCAGGATACTGGGTTGCCTACTTTTAAAATCAAAACGCCAATTGGGGTTAACCAACTTGAAATAAAAGCGGCAATCAAACGTGCGATGGTTACTGCTACGAAAACTGGTAAACTGCGTCCTAATGCAGTAGATTCATTGACTGGTGAAAACAGTGGCGATAACTTGGGCGAAGGTGTTCCAGTTGTGAAGTTTGAGCAATGGGAAAAAGATTACATAGAAATGAAGCTTATCCTTAAAGGTGGCGGATGTGAAAATAAAAACATTCAGTACAGCCTCCCTGCACAACTTGAAGGAATCGGTAAAGCAGGACGTGACTTGGATGGCATTCGCAAATGTATTCTTCACTCAGTCTATCAAGCACAAGGTCAAGGGTGTTCAGCAGGATTCATTGGTGTAGGAATTGGTGGCGACCGTGCTTCCGGATATGACTTAGCCAAAGAACAATTATTCCGCTCTGTGGATGACGTGAACCCTAACGCGCAACTCGCTGAACTTGAAGAATACATTGTAGAAAAAGCTAATACACTTGGCATTGGCACGATGGGCTTTGGTGGAGAAGCTACTTTACTAGGTTGTAAGATTGGTGTCATGCACCGTATTCCGGCAAGTTTCTTTGTTTCCGTAGCTTACAACTGTTGGGCTTACCGTCGATTGGCGATCAACATTAACCCTGCGACTGGTGAAATCAATGAATGGCAATATCAAGAAGGCGAAAAAGTTGAGTTTAAAGACTCAGGTACAGATCAATCTGCTGAAGAAGCAACATCTCGCATTGTCGAACTGCGTGCACCAATCAGCGAAGAAGAAATTCGCCAATTAAAAGTCGGCGATGTCGTGAACATCAGCGGGATGATGTATACAGGACGTGACGCGATTCATAAATATTTATCCGAAAATGATGCACCAATAGATTTGAATGGTCAAATCATTTATCACTGTGGTCCGGTTGTTTTGAAAGATGACGAAGGCAAATGGCATATTAAAGCGGCTGGTCCGACTACATCCATTCGTGAAGAGCCTTACCAAGGCGACATCATGAAAAAATTCGGCATTCGTGCGGTTATGGGTAAAGGCGGCATGGGACCAAAAACACTGGAAGCGCTTAATGAACACGGCGGAGTATATTTAAATGCAATTGGTGGAGCTGCTCAATACTATGCGGATTGTATAAAAGATGTTGAGGGCGTGGATTTAATGCAATTCGGCATTCCTGAAGCGATGTGGCATTTGCGCGTTGAAGACTTCACGGCGGTCGTTACAATGGATTCTCACGGCAATAGCTTACATGCAGATGTAGATAAATCATCTCTTGAAAAATTAGCCCAATACAGTGAGCCTGTATATAAATAA